In a single window of the Ancylobacter polymorphus genome:
- the ccoS gene encoding cbb3-type cytochrome oxidase assembly protein CcoS: MDVLLFLVPIALALGTLGLAAFFWTLRAGQYDDLDGAAARVLLDDDSPEAAP, encoded by the coding sequence ATGGATGTGCTGCTGTTTCTCGTCCCCATCGCCCTCGCACTCGGCACGCTCGGCCTCGCCGCGTTCTTCTGGACGCTGCGCGCCGGCCAGTATGACGATCTCGACGGCGCCGCCGCCCGTGTCCTGCTCGACGATGATTCCCCGGAGGCCGCTCCATGA
- a CDS encoding sulfite exporter TauE/SafE family protein: MVDLSFLGGLMLGLASSLHCAGMCGGIASGLLLAFEPGHGAGARARVLLVAQAGRIAAYVAAGGFLGVVGSAFYGAFDHSAAHLVLRWAASVALGWIGLSLLGLAPPLTAVDRLAAPLALWLRGAPGSGAAGAARPFLSGLAWGLLPCGMVYGALFYAMLAGSGGGGALVMAGFGLGTLPAVTATAFGVASLRHSARAPRLRVLAGTGLLILATVSALMPEAAWQALCLS, translated from the coding sequence ATGGTCGATCTCAGCTTTCTCGGCGGCCTGATGCTGGGCCTCGCGTCCAGCCTGCACTGTGCCGGAATGTGCGGGGGCATCGCCTCCGGCCTGCTGCTCGCCTTCGAGCCGGGGCACGGCGCGGGCGCCCGCGCCCGCGTGCTGCTGGTCGCGCAGGCCGGCCGCATCGCTGCCTATGTCGCGGCCGGCGGCTTTCTCGGCGTGGTCGGCTCGGCCTTCTATGGTGCGTTCGACCACAGCGCCGCCCATCTCGTGCTGCGCTGGGCGGCATCGGTGGCGCTGGGCTGGATCGGCCTGTCGCTGCTCGGTCTCGCCCCGCCGCTGACGGCGGTGGACCGGCTCGCCGCCCCCCTCGCCCTGTGGCTCCGAGGGGCGCCGGGGTCTGGTGCGGCGGGCGCGGCGCGTCCTTTCCTGTCAGGTCTCGCCTGGGGGCTGCTGCCCTGCGGCATGGTCTATGGCGCGCTGTTCTATGCCATGCTCGCCGGCAGCGGCGGGGGCGGGGCGCTGGTCATGGCCGGCTTCGGGCTGGGCACGCTGCCGGCCGTCACCGCCACCGCCTTCGGTGTCGCCAGCCTGCGCCATAGCGCGCGGGCGCCGCGCCTGCGGGTGCTGGCCGGCACCGGCCTTCTCATCCTTGCCACGGTGAGCGCGCTGATGCCGGAGGCGGCGTGGCAGGCTCTGTGCCTGAGCTGA
- a CDS encoding Crp/Fnr family transcriptional regulator, with product MYMSPLPADSRPLGPLPINASPLSPLPAAEPPAFAFEARLPLPAGPLDRSPALAPSPVLCWATGLTVGLPAAGDTTPLYRVAKGCLALMRQLDAERRQILDILGPGRLLDAAMLARLEGTAVTLAPTELAPVAAPPELCRRLRAENQELLLVRALGHVTRLGRQSAGERVAAALLDLAAQFAPAGAARGPAVGFPLHLGRGDLADWLGLTLETVSRCMSRLREEGLIAFGREGGLVLEDPAALARVAVGARKVEALYAAKGRPAGHPADARRPGRRTARPAPSGEVATCAP from the coding sequence ATGTATATGAGCCCCCTTCCCGCCGACTCCCGTCCTCTCGGCCCGTTGCCGATCAATGCGTCGCCGCTCAGTCCCCTTCCAGCGGCAGAGCCGCCGGCGTTCGCCTTCGAGGCGCGGCTTCCATTGCCTGCCGGCCCGCTTGACCGCAGCCCCGCGCTCGCCCCCAGCCCCGTGCTTTGCTGGGCGACGGGCCTCACCGTCGGCCTGCCCGCCGCGGGGGACACGACCCCGCTCTATCGTGTGGCGAAGGGCTGCCTGGCGCTGATGCGCCAGCTTGATGCCGAGCGGCGGCAGATCCTCGACATTCTCGGTCCCGGCCGTTTGCTCGATGCGGCCATGCTCGCGCGGCTGGAGGGGACGGCGGTGACGCTGGCGCCGACCGAGCTTGCGCCGGTGGCGGCGCCTCCCGAGCTGTGCCGCCGGCTGAGGGCGGAGAACCAGGAACTGCTGCTGGTGCGCGCGCTCGGCCATGTCACGCGGCTCGGCCGGCAGAGCGCCGGCGAGCGCGTGGCGGCGGCGCTGCTGGACCTCGCGGCGCAGTTCGCGCCAGCCGGCGCGGCGCGCGGGCCGGCGGTCGGCTTTCCCCTGCATCTCGGCCGGGGCGACCTTGCCGACTGGCTCGGCCTGACGCTGGAGACGGTGAGCCGCTGCATGAGCCGCCTGCGCGAAGAGGGGCTGATCGCTTTCGGCCGGGAGGGGGGGCTGGTGCTGGAAGACCCCGCCGCGCTCGCGCGCGTCGCCGTCGGTGCCCGCAAGGTGGAGGCGCTCTATGCCGCTAAGGGGCGTCCGGCGGGGCACCCGGCCGACGCCCGCCGGCCGGGCCGCCGGACCGCGCGGCCTGCGCCTTCCGGAGAGGTCGCGACTTGCGCGCCGTGA
- a CDS encoding energy-coupling factor ABC transporter permease, whose translation MHIEPGLVAEGKIWLSYVTAAGAGAFTLKLAAEAVAERGLVSLAIRSLATTALVFCFFEVLPHHPVGVSEVHLILGSTLFLIFGVAPAAIGLAAGLAIQGVFFAPFDLPQYGMNVTTLLVPLFALASLSTRLVAPNTPYVELKYRQALALSTTYQAGIVAWVAFWAFYGHGFTVENASSIASFGAAYMLVIIVEPLVDLAVLAAAKALSGLRGTPLFERRLYDPA comes from the coding sequence ATGCATATCGAACCCGGCCTCGTGGCCGAAGGAAAGATCTGGCTCAGCTATGTGACGGCGGCCGGCGCGGGCGCCTTTACGCTGAAGCTCGCCGCCGAGGCGGTGGCCGAGCGCGGCCTCGTCTCGCTCGCTATCCGCAGCCTCGCCACCACGGCGCTCGTCTTCTGCTTTTTCGAGGTGCTGCCGCACCATCCGGTGGGCGTTTCCGAGGTGCATCTCATCCTCGGCTCGACGCTGTTCCTCATCTTCGGTGTGGCGCCGGCGGCGATCGGGCTGGCGGCGGGGCTGGCGATCCAGGGCGTTTTCTTCGCGCCGTTCGACCTGCCGCAATATGGCATGAACGTCACCACGCTGCTGGTCCCACTGTTCGCACTGGCCTCACTGTCCACCCGACTGGTCGCGCCGAACACGCCCTATGTGGAGCTCAAGTACCGGCAGGCGCTGGCGCTTTCCACCACCTACCAGGCGGGAATCGTGGCCTGGGTGGCGTTCTGGGCCTTCTACGGCCACGGTTTCACGGTGGAAAACGCGTCGTCGATCGCGTCCTTCGGTGCGGCCTATATGCTTGTTATCATTGTGGAACCTCTCGTCGATCTCGCGGTGCTCGCCGCCGCCAAGGCGCTGAGCGGCCTGCGCGGGACGCCGCTGTTCGAGCGGCGGCTCTACGACCCGGCGTGA
- a CDS encoding CaiB/BaiF CoA transferase family protein yields MEASQAGPTEGPLSGIRVIELGNLIAAPFAARLMAEFGAEVIKVEAPGEGDPLRKWRKLHEGTSLWWYLQSRNKKSVAINMRLPEGQEVVRRLVREADVLIENFRPGTLERWGLGWDALKAINPNLVMVRISGFGQDGPYRERPGFGAVGEAMGGMRFTTGEPDRPPARTGISIGDSLAALHAVMGALMALLHIKSGRGTGQVVDVSLFESVFNMMESLVPEFDAFDFVRTRSGGALPGIAPSNSYPTKEGTYVIVAGNGDGIFRRLMGAIGRDDLAGDPRLASNDGRVRHVEEIDGAITDWTGRHSLDEVTAALDAAEVPNGRIYSVADIVSDPQYLARDMILPSTLPDGLKVKMPGIVPKLSATPGAVNWLGPQLGEHTAPVLAALGYGAEEVAALVASGAVAAAGEPVEADGDAP; encoded by the coding sequence ATGGAAGCGTCGCAAGCCGGTCCCACCGAAGGCCCGCTCAGCGGTATCCGGGTGATCGAACTCGGCAATCTGATCGCCGCTCCCTTCGCCGCCCGGCTGATGGCGGAGTTCGGCGCCGAGGTGATCAAGGTCGAGGCGCCGGGCGAGGGCGATCCGCTGCGCAAATGGCGCAAGCTGCATGAGGGCACCTCGTTGTGGTGGTACCTGCAGTCGCGCAACAAGAAATCCGTCGCCATAAATATGCGCCTGCCCGAGGGGCAGGAGGTGGTGCGCCGCCTGGTGCGCGAGGCGGATGTGTTGATCGAGAATTTCCGCCCCGGCACGCTGGAGCGATGGGGGCTCGGCTGGGACGCGCTGAAAGCCATCAACCCGAACCTCGTCATGGTCCGCATCTCCGGCTTCGGCCAGGATGGGCCCTATCGCGAGCGGCCCGGCTTCGGGGCGGTGGGCGAGGCGATGGGCGGCATGCGCTTCACGACAGGCGAGCCCGACCGCCCGCCGGCGCGCACCGGCATCAGCATCGGTGACTCGCTGGCCGCGCTGCACGCGGTGATGGGGGCGCTGATGGCACTGCTCCATATCAAGTCCGGGCGCGGCACGGGGCAGGTCGTGGATGTGTCGCTGTTCGAGAGCGTCTTCAACATGATGGAGAGCCTGGTCCCGGAATTCGATGCCTTCGATTTTGTGCGCACCCGCTCGGGGGGCGCGCTGCCGGGCATCGCGCCGTCGAATTCCTACCCGACCAAGGAAGGTACCTATGTGATCGTGGCCGGTAATGGCGACGGCATCTTTCGTCGGCTGATGGGCGCGATCGGCCGCGACGATCTCGCCGGCGACCCGCGCCTCGCCTCCAATGACGGGCGCGTGCGCCATGTCGAGGAGATTGACGGGGCGATCACGGACTGGACCGGCCGGCACTCGCTCGACGAGGTGACCGCCGCGCTCGATGCCGCCGAAGTGCCCAATGGGCGCATCTATTCGGTCGCCGACATTGTGAGCGACCCGCAGTATCTCGCCCGCGACATGATCCTGCCTTCCACACTGCCCGACGGGCTGAAGGTGAAGATGCCAGGCATCGTGCCCAAGCTTTCCGCCACACCCGGCGCTGTGAACTGGCTGGGCCCGCAACTCGGCGAACACACCGCGCCGGTTCTGGCGGCGCTGGGTTATGGGGCCGAGGAGGTCGCCGCGCTGGTCGCGAGCGGCGCCGTGGCCGCGGCCGGGGAGCCCGTTGAGGCCGACGGAGATGCGCCGTGA
- a CDS encoding hydroxymethylglutaryl-CoA lyase yields MNAPACSAGSPPRVFLQEVVTRDGLQIEPRFLPTEDKVALIDALSQTGVAKIEVTSFVSPKAVPNLADAAEVARAITRRPDVTYVALVPNLRGAEAALEAEMDELNLVLSVSETHNLANMRMTPAQSLEGFHAIVAAAAGTKATLNGSIATAFGCPFEGRQPAEKVLDLSEALLAAGLHSVTLADTTGMANPRQVGGLVSAFRARFPGVPLTLHFHNTRGMGLANVLSALEAGADRFDASLGGIGGCPFAPGATGNISTEDLAHMLGEMGVATDVDLAALLALARSLPALLGHDIPGQVAKAGRSSDLHPVPAHLGAAQ; encoded by the coding sequence GTGAACGCCCCGGCTTGCAGCGCCGGCTCTCCGCCGCGCGTCTTCCTCCAGGAAGTGGTGACCCGCGACGGGTTGCAGATCGAACCCCGCTTCCTGCCCACCGAGGATAAGGTGGCTCTGATCGACGCGCTGTCCCAGACCGGCGTCGCCAAGATCGAGGTGACATCCTTCGTCTCGCCCAAGGCCGTACCGAACCTTGCCGATGCGGCCGAGGTCGCGCGCGCGATCACCCGCAGGCCCGATGTGACCTATGTCGCACTCGTGCCCAATCTGCGCGGTGCGGAGGCAGCGCTGGAGGCGGAGATGGACGAGCTGAACCTCGTGCTTTCCGTGAGCGAAACGCACAACCTCGCCAATATGCGCATGACGCCGGCGCAGTCGCTGGAGGGCTTCCACGCCATCGTCGCCGCAGCGGCGGGCACAAAAGCGACGCTCAACGGTTCTATCGCCACCGCCTTCGGCTGCCCGTTCGAGGGCCGGCAGCCCGCTGAAAAGGTGCTCGATCTCTCGGAGGCTCTGCTCGCGGCGGGCCTGCATTCGGTGACGCTGGCCGATACCACGGGCATGGCCAATCCCCGACAGGTCGGCGGGCTGGTCTCCGCCTTCCGGGCGCGCTTCCCCGGCGTGCCGCTCACGCTGCACTTTCACAATACGCGCGGCATGGGCCTCGCCAATGTGCTGAGCGCGTTGGAGGCGGGCGCGGACCGTTTCGATGCGTCGCTCGGCGGCATTGGCGGCTGCCCCTTCGCGCCCGGGGCGACCGGCAACATCTCGACCGAAGACCTCGCCCATATGCTGGGCGAGATGGGCGTCGCGACGGATGTCGACCTCGCGGCCCTGCTGGCGCTGGCACGAAGCCTGCCGGCGCTGCTGGGCCACGACATTCCCGGCCAAGTCGCCAAGGCCGGCCGCAGTAGTGACCTTCATCCCGTGCCGGCGCATCTTGGCGCGGCGCAGTAG